In the Populus trichocarpa isolate Nisqually-1 chromosome 1, P.trichocarpa_v4.1, whole genome shotgun sequence genome, one interval contains:
- the LOC18095168 gene encoding serine carboxypeptidase-like 18 isoform X1 has product MSVIRLRNTRCHLINMMLFLAFTLLLLSDAAASKSIIKSLPGFDGNLPFVLETGYIGVGELEAVQLFYYFIESERSPKDDPLVLWLTGGPGCSALSGIIYEIGPLSFDYAKSSGGGKPVLALNPYSWTKIANIIFVDAPVGTGFSYSTTWEGYHVSDTISAAETYEFLRKWLVDHPKFLTNPLYVAGDSYTGIVAPIIVQEISDGNEVGHQPTMNLKGYVLGNPRTDYEIQINSIVPFAHLKVLISDKLYESFMKNCKGEYLNPDQRNASCMEDILAIKECIRNLCNAHILEPTCKDISPKPVPLKWDPRFLIADDADILLSSPRVPGPWCRSYNYVYIYMWANDETVRDALHIRKGTIKDWRRCNKTLAYSYNVKSTVDYHRNLTKKPYRALIYSGDHDMLIPYVGTLEWIESLNLTIKYDWEPWFVDGQVAGYAMLYADNVQDYITYDLTFGTVKLNQGTFILGYVQTDSIHSGHLLLLILVGRLY; this is encoded by the exons ATGTCCGTTATCCGACTCCGGAACACACGTTGCCACTTAATCAATATGATGTTATTCCTTGCATTCACTCTACTACTACTCTCCGATGCCGCtgcatcaaaatcaataatcaaGTCCCTACCTGGCTTTGACGGTAACCTTCCATTTGTACTGGAAACAGG GTATATTGGCGTGGGAGAATTGGAAGCCGTGCAGCTATTCTACTACTTCATCGAGTCTGAGAGGAGCCCAAAAGATGACCCTCTTGTGCTTTGGCTCACTGGTGGCCCTGGATGCTCTGCCCTGTCTggaattatatatgaaattg GCCCGTTATCATTTGATTATGCAAAATCCAGCGGAGGAGGCAAACCTGTTTTGGCATTGAACCCATATTCATGGACAAAG ATTGCCAACATAATATTTGTAGATGCACCTGTTGGTACCGGATTTTCCTATTCAACAACATGGGAAGGCTACCATGTTAGTGATACAATATCAGCTGCAGAAACCTATGAGTTCTTAAGAAAG TGGCTTGTGGATCACCCTAAGTTTCTTACAAATCCACTCTATGTTGCTGGGGACTCCTATACAGGCATCGTTGCACCTATCATTGTCCAGGAGATTTCTGATg GAAATGAAGTGGGACATCAGCCAACAATGAACCTCAAA GGATATGTGCTTGGAAACCCACGTACAGATTATGAgattcaaatcaattcaatagTTCCTTTTGCTCACCTAAAAGTGCTTATATCAGATAAACTCTACGAG TCCTTCATGAAAAATTGCAAGGGTGAGTACTTAAATCCAGATCAAAGGAACGCATCGTGTATGGAAGACATATTAGCCATCAAGGAG TGCATTCGAAATTTATGTAATGCACACATTCTGGAACCTACATGCAAGGACATATCCCCAAAACCAGTGCCATTGAAATGGGATCCAAGGTTTCTCATAGCCGATGACGCTGATATTCTGCTATCAAGTCCCCGTGTTCCTGGACCTTGGTGCCGG AGTTACAATTATGTATACATTTATATGTGGGCTAATGATGAAACTGTTCGAGATGCTCTTCATATTCGCAAG GGAACCATAAAGGATTGGAGAAGATGCAATAAGACCCTGGCCTATTCGTACAATGTCAAAAGTACTGTTGATTACCATCGGAACTTGACCAAGAAACCATATCGAGCTCTCATTTACAG TGGCGATCATGATATGCTTATCCCATACGTTGGTACGCTTGAATGGATAGAATCTCTGAATTTGACGATTAAGTATGACTGGGAACCATGGTTTGTTGATGGTCAAGTTGCAGG ATACGCAATGCTGTATGCAGACAATGTGCAAGATTACATAACATACGACCTGACATTTGGAACTGTGAAG ctgaatcaaggaacattCATCTTGGGCTATGTACAaacggattcaatccattcgggtcatttgctgctccttattcttgttggccggttaTACTAA